TCCTTCTGTTCCCCGATAACAATGCAATACCGCGGCCTATCGCGGCCGGTTGCCAATTATTGCCCGACAGCCGCCCTGGCTGCAACAAGGTGCCTTACTACGATCCTTCGCGCATCCTCAGGTGTTACCCTGGTGTATGTCAGGGAAGCATGGCCAGGGATGAGAAGATCCACGACCGGCGGCTTTGCATGTAGTCCTGTGACATCGGTCTGCGTCACCAGGCAATCTGTCAATCCCTGCCGTCTTAGTTCATCGAGAATCGCCATCATCACGTCGCGCGCACCCGCGGCAAGCCCATCGGTCCCCATGTGAACAACAAAGGTGACCCGCGTGCGGGCAACCCTGGGTCCTATACCTGTCATGGCCTCTCGCCTAATCCGCTCAAGCTCCCCAATGGACTTCATCAATAAGTCACCTCGCTCCTGAAATGCTAGACGCTACCCACCCTCCCGACGCCATCCTTTTCATATCGCCTGTGTCTTATCACCTATATCTCCTAGTTTTGATCTAGTTTTGATCGAACCTAGCGCCCATCCTCGCATCCAGGATCTCCCGCTCCATCTCAGCGGACCTCTCGAGCCATTCCCTGTTTGGCCCGATCGTGTTGTACTCCGCCTCGATCCTCGCGTACTCGGCATCGGCATCATAGTCGCCCGCCGCGCGACCAGCAACGTTATACATCCTGCATGCGTCGCCAGCATTAACGACCTTCCTCTCACCTGAATTCACTATAACCCTCGCAACGGCGCCTCTCATCGCCATTCCCTCCTTGCCTTTCAATACCAGCCACACAGTTATGCCAGCCATACCAACCATCCCATCACCCGGTCGTTTCAGACTGGCGCTCTCACCCTTATTTGAGCCGGCATTTAGACTGGCACATTTGCCTGCAGCATTTCGGCCAATCCCCTCGCCCTTGTCATCGCCCTTCACCCTTTTATAGAGAGCAATACTTGTGCCAACTTTCACAATCCCACCTGGCCGAGGGAAAAATGTAGCCCACACCCCCCAACAAAGGGACGGTGTGGGCGGGCCAAACTGAGAAATGACGCACGTTCCCGTATCTTTCCGTAGAATCGTGAAATCCATTATTCCTATATGCCGACCACGCATCACCGGGCCAATTCCGGTCCCCCATCAGGACGTAGTCCACTATTCTGTATGCGGCGCGAGCCCGGGGCCATCAATTCCGTCCCGGTGGGCGGCGAAGCGCGATACTATATGCCATTGCCGGCGTCCAAATATCTGGACGATGCAGTCCATATTCTTGGATTTACACCGAACAGATTCCAGCCTTTGAGGAATATATAGCATATTGGGAGGACAGGCATAGCCCCACCAGCTAAGTCATGGGTTTGAATATAGACTTGGTATTTCACGGGAGTAGATTACATATTCTAGTACCACTATTCGTATATTGAAGTCATAATGAAAGGAGCAACGAGAGACCAATTTGACGTCTAGGTATAGTAATACTATAATAAGAGGTGAAAGAGGTGAAATGGATGAATCTCGCGCTCAAAAAAATCGAAACTCAATTCGGTCCTGAAGTGGCCAATGGGGTGAGGCAGGTTCTTCAAGAACAGTTTGCTCAGGAGTTTGACCAGCAACTTGCCGTCTTGCGGGAGCGTTTGATCGATTCCTTGGAGTCATTCCGCCAAAACGAAATGCTTCCCGCTGGCGAATTACAAAGGCAATCTTACCGGACGCTTGAACAAAAAATCAAAGCGATCGGCAAGATTCTACTTCTCTACAACTCCTCCCCCTCCGCCGTCATTTTCGATCTTAACAAACTACAGGAGCTTGTCGAGGAGATTGAAATGCACTTTGCCGTTCTTGAACGACTCGAATTCCTTGATGAGGGGGAAGGGGTCTCTCCCTCTGAATTTTGGACGTCGCTCGCGCAAGCGCGGCCAGAGGCTTAACAGAATTGCATCCCGCTAAATTTCACCCTTCTATACTGGCAATTGACGTTCCCAGACTACGCGCCATATTTACGACCCCCGCCGCCTGGGATGAACTCAGCCAGCAAATCAAGGTG
This sequence is a window from Bacillota bacterium. Protein-coding genes within it:
- a CDS encoding (2Fe-2S) ferredoxin domain-containing protein, encoding MKSIGELERIRREAMTGIGPRVARTRVTFVVHMGTDGLAAGARDVMMAILDELRRQGLTDCLVTQTDVTGLHAKPPVVDLLIPGHASLTYTRVTPEDARRIVVRHLVAARAAVGQ